The sequence below is a genomic window from Nicotiana tomentosiformis chromosome 6, ASM39032v3, whole genome shotgun sequence.
aagaaaatacacacaattgaagaagaaaatctcttccttctctctatctctatttcttgttcatgttttgctaaattgcttttatttcataatatgtcttcatgttttactaaattgcttttattttataacaaaaataattaataaaggaGATAAATCAATATTAAACTAACATTGAAATCCTTATCAAATGCTCATTCCTAATGTCTATACACGTTGAATAAAGGGGGAATATTTACAAACAAATTGTTTGAATGGTATAAGGTCAAACTTAATTAATTACTCGTTTAAGTAAAATGTCAAAATAAAAAGTGACTATTACCTTAAGTCATAATGTTAACTACACACGTTTATAAGACAAAAAGTTTTGGTGGGATTAATCTACATaattaaaataaggaaaaatttaagGATAAAtcaaattttagttaattttaaagtcctaGATATTAGGAAGttaattaaatgattattcctAAATAGTAGAGAATTAATTAAATgaatattcctaaatattagaaaaataattgaatgactattttgtctagtgtaaactttaattttgaagagtaaaaaagacgaacgacatttagATAAGGACTTttatgcttttaatatagtatatagatagatagatagatagattctTCATTacatggttttttttttttaaaagtcgaGTTATATTTGAATATGAATTCAAATAGAAATTGTTTATCCATCGATTTAAACTAGGGTCTAAGTAAATTTTATTGTTCAAATATGTTGAATATGGGATTTATGGAGAATCTTTTATCCTTAATTAGATATTTCACATTCAAATTTTATAAATAAAGATTTGCTTTTATAGGAAGCGTTTCACTCCTTAAAGGACTTTTGCATTGCAAATTAAAATTACTGGGTtgaataaatttcaaatatttcGTGATTTCGAAAAAAAGAATAAGAACTATAAAATATTTTCAAAGTGATATGATATTTATCAATTTCACTTTATTGTTAAAAGCGATAGTGGTTGTTGGAACCTTACAACTAAGGAAAGTTGTCAAATTTACATTAGTCGCGTGGACTCTTAGTTTGATGAAGGATTAGCACTTTCAAATCTTTTTTCAAGTTATATATTTCTTAGGAGATGAGAGGCTTAGAGTAGAAggaaaattgaaaaaatatggtaaaaatcaaaccttacaaaataataataataggttCGTCAGTAAACAGTTACTTAATTCTCAGAAATTCAGAATTAATTTCGTAAAAGAAATTTTAGAAATAACACTTAAACTTGTTATTTTaattgttttgttgttgtttttattaGTTTCTTCTCATGCAATTCAAATTCTTAATTAGTATGAAActctttattttcctttttggATTTGATCATAGGTGAACCCACTGAGCAAATAGCAAATAAGTATGTGAACAAAAAAGTTAATAGGTTAAAAATTCAATATACCAGACAAGTTAAAACAAATTTTAAAGATTTCCAAAAAGAAGAATCTTTCTTGAAAGGAAAAGGTCAAAATACCTTTTTATAATATCTTAATTTTACCTCTATTATATTTTAGGATTAATCATATCTTTAACGTTAATAAATTATTTCGTATTTGCTCTTTAACTCTAATAGGTTCAGCTGAACTATAACTGAATTATAAGGGACGGTAATtataacaatagccaaaagtaTTAAGGGTAAATCTAGATTTTTCTCAAAATTTTTTGACACGTGTAATTCATCCGTAACACATTACTCAGTTAATATTAAAGATAAATATAAGATTTTTTACTAACAAACTACTAAGGGGTGTGGTGAGATGGATGAATTTCTCGAGCCATTTCCTCTTTAATTTTCTTACGGGATGCGGATATGAATTTATTAGGTCAAAATAATAAATACCAAATAATTATACAAAacaagataatttgctagatAAAGTGTATGAATAATTAAAAATCGTAACAAAAAatcaaattaaaatttattttgtATTATAAATAGATAAATTTGGACATTTTCTTTgtgaaaataaaataagagaaCTCTCCATATAAATAGGCGAGTATATTAATAAATTCAGAAAAGGAAGAAATAAACGGGACTGTCAAATCTACATATTCTTTTTCTCTCTGTTTTCTTCCCTTCTCTCTCTCTCCGATCAGTTCTGCCGTTTAAATTTCTGTCCTCTCTCTTTTCAGAATCATGTTCTCAAATCTTCAAGGTACGTAAAAATCCAAACATAATATTAGTACATCATTTTAATTTTGTGTATTTCAATCTTTTTTCCCTTCATTTATCGAGTGTAAAAACTTACATGAAAATTTAATAATTTCTAGTCTACTTTTGGAAGTTAATATGAGTTCCCAAGTTGGTAATTTGTTAAATCTATCATCAGCTAAAAAGAGTCTTGATTTTTACACTTTCAGACATTGGATATTTTTGTTTCTATGCATGTTAATATTGTATGAAATAAACTTGAATGAATTTTCAGACTTTGAAGTATAATTAAGATTAATTTTCTTTTGCTACTTGATATCATCGTACAGCTCCTCAAATTTTTAGtaagttttttccttttttttgggggggggggggggttattcTATGTTCTTGATATTTATGCCTCTGCAACATTGAACAAAAATCCAACTTTGAAAATTCTTGATTTTGGCTTGTTTGTTCTTCAAGATTTTGGTTAGGCAGCCTTTTGATAATGCAAATGGTTTTGACTTTTCAATTTTATCCAAATTTTGTTTCAAGTTTTTTTTTTCCATTAACACATCTATTTTTCTTGAGAAAAAATGGTGTCTTGAAAGGATAGCCATTTGAGAGTTATGGCCAAATTTGTAATGAAATTTTTTTGACTGGTCATATCTGAGATTCTTCTTTTGAAACTCTGAGCTTAGGCCTTTAGCTGAGAGTATAATAGAGTACACACCAAAAAGGTTCCTTTTTATGGAAATGGGATCTGCTTTTTTACATTTTATCATCCCTTAAGTTAATAAATAGACAATAATAActaaaaataataatgatattaatAATTGCATACTCCATGTTTCATACATGATTCCCTTCTTTACAACCGTGGGGGAAATCATGATGTATCAGGTTCAGATGTTGTCTCTTGTGCACAAATTGTCTTTAAACAATTCAAGTAAAAACTTGTTGAGTATCATGTTTTGTCTGTCCCTTTTCTTGATACTATAGCCAAGTACATATGAGAAGATATGATGATGAGTTCTCAAACTAATAAAAAatagtttaacttatatatatacaGGTAACATAAAGAAATGTTTATTCTATCAGGTCATATAAAACATATCacatataatttttcataatttttacaCTATCACGTCATGTAAAACATATCCACACATATAAAATAAGGGCAGACCGATGCACAAAGTATTTTGCGTTCACGCAGAGTCTGGGGAAGAATCGTATCTAAGGGGTGTGACGTAGGTAGCCTAGCCTAACTCATGCATTAGTGGCTAATTCCACGGCTCGAACGTGACTTATAGGTCACACAAAGACAACTTTACCGGTGTTTCAAATCTCCCCTTCAATATCCACATATAACATTTCATAAAAAGTAAAAATTATAGTCTTGAAAATAACGTAGATTACTTGCTACAACTTGTAAAAATAATCTGATAGTGTAAAATCTCTTTATACTGTCGGTGTATATAAGTTAATATAAACTCATAAAAAATCATCAAAGTTGtctctctctcttctttttttctttcctcATATTGTGTTATGTTTTTTTGGTCCTTTTGTTTATAGGATCTACTATTGCAGAACAATCTTTGAACTGAAAGAGGAGAAAATGGAGGGGGATACATTTTCTGGATTAGGCAATGGTACACAAATAGATGGCAAAGTTGTGCAAACATTTCAGAAGAGTTTTGTACAAGTTCAGAATATACTAGATCAGAATAGGCTATTAATCAATGAGATTAATCAGAATCAAGAGTCAAAAATCCCTGATAATTTGAGCAGAAATGTTGGATTAATCAGAGAGCTCAACAATAATATTAGAAGGGTAGTTGACCTCTATGCTGATCTTTCAACTTCTTTCACTAAATCTGTTGATAATTCATCTGAAGGGGATTCAAGTGGACACAAGAGGAGCAGGCCTATTTAGAAGTCGTGGATTTCTCGATTATTATGTAAAAAATTTATGTGTACTTTTTTAACATCAACCTAGTATTCAAGAATCTCCCACAAAAATAATGACCCCCCTCAAATATGTTACATTGTTCATGTGTAACCGCAGATCTAATTGAAGCAAAATTGCATGTATTTTCTAATCTTTTTGGTCAAATTCTTGTTTCTATGCAACTTCTTAATTTCAAGCAGTTAGGATTATGTAACACGGTAAATTGACTATTTTTATGCTGGGAGAAACTAGAGTGCttagtaaaagaaaaaagaaaagaaggatcAATTCTTGGATAGTGCTTCTATCTGACCGTACAAAACAATCTGCTACGAAACTACCGATAAGGGACACAAACATGTTCTATCCTCCACCTCCATCGGTCATTAATTAGTAATCTCAATTCACTTTTGCTATTCACTAATATACCTCACTACAACTAGCAGCCCCTTTACTAGGTTGGGAAAATGCTAGATTGAAGCTATTCATAAAAATGGAAACATTTAGTATAAAAAAAGCCACTTGAAATCCCACCCGTATCAGTCTAATGTTACTCTCCTCCTTTATTCGGGTTTAAATTTGTGTTATTGTCTATATTGATAATTGACACTTTATTAACCTTCTCTATGAATGCACACAATTATGTTGATTCTTGTTAAAGGAATGCTGCAAACTTCcccctttttttttaattaacttTTTCAGCTTGTCAAGAGCCTAATGATGGAGTATTTGATAAGGGTCATCTTGGATTTTCTCTATCATTCTCCTTTAAATGAATTTCTTCCATTACCTTTTGTAGATCTACTTTTGTTCCTTTTCTTACTCTCTACTGCTTAAAGCCAATTTTCTTTGTCATATTCCATGAGTGGTGAGAAGTGAGAACTGAAGAAGTGGCAGACAATGTTTCAATGTTCttaggatttaagttatatataaaaataaggtaaaatattttACAGTAGTTTAATATTGGATAACAGGCTGATTACTATTTTTATCAggttattaattattatttatttatcataaaAATTTACAGATACTTACTTTATAGATGACCaaattatgtaaatattttttgaagGTAACACTATTACACTATTTACTGCATAGAACGTACCGGTAATATTGAACGTTACCGGTAATTTACTGCGTAGAAGTTAGAACTTACACTATTTTTAAGGGAAGAAATTTGCATTTTCCTTTTTGGAATATTATAGTTAggaatttatttaatattttaatatattcgAAGTTCGAGCCGTAAAATTAGTCACAAATATTTAGATTAGGATAAACAGAATATATATTTCTGTTTGATCGCAAAATACTTTTTACACCAAATTATCATTTCTTTTTAAACATTAGGGTGAGAAAGCAACTTTGGATAAATCTTCTCATTAGTTGCCAATCACAGAGAACCACAAAATCAGAATCTTTATTAGAATGATGATGAATGTATTGACCCAAACGTTAGTAAAAAAAAATCCTCATTTCTTTATGATTTCTTGTTTGTCCCATCTCAAAGTGATAATCTCTTTGGATGACATTGAAAGGGAacaaataagtaaacaattcagATGATGgcataaatgaagaaataaataAAGTAGCACTGAGTTAGTTCGATCAAATCATGTAGAATTTGAGAGAACCAATATAAACAAGAAGACAAAGGGCCCCAAAATGAGAGTAAACTTATACATGCTTATCCCCTTCCTATTTAGGTTTCTTTTGTTTGCTTTTCGCTTGGTCTCCTTTTGCAATAAAtgcacttttttttttgtttgaataACGATAAAGTTATCTTTATAACATATATGTCATAAATTTTGAATCGTGAAAATAATCACTAATATTTATATTAAGATAAGTTGTCTTTATCGCACTTTTTAAAATACAATCTTTTTTTAACCCTACTTAAATGTGGGTGCTTTGTGCCATATCCTTTTCGTCCTTTCATGACTAGCTTCCCTTTGATCTctcaaattatatatatatatatatatatatatatatcaattagcatgtaaataataattaaaatagcaGTATGTATCATATAAAAAGGCACATGAGTGATTCATGTGGTTGCCCCCTAGTTGTGTTATGAATTTAACCTATCAGGCGCACCCCACTATTAAAAAAGAAACCATTTGATGTTGGTCCACAAATCCAAGCCAAGACAACACTAAActtataaattataaaaataaaacatTACATGTGAAGAGGGAATCTACTTTTTCTTCTCCTTTTGTTGTTTCCGGTACATTAGGCCGAATCATGATTTTAAATTTGTTTATTCTAAATTTCTTAAATTATTCATAACCCATCTTAATTATAAAtgcataattaaatatttatatataatttttttaaatataaatattatgTTTAACCAAAAGTAATTGAATTTGTTGAACCCACACCTAACTAGCTTCGCCTCTACCAGCATATAGGTTACCTCCCCACCCTAAACCCCAAAAGGGTTTTTAGTCCTTTTTACTCTTTAATATTTCCCGTACCCCTATGATTCAAAAGAAGAAATACAAAAATGGATCTCTCCTTGTATAGATTAGCAGCCTGCATTACAtcactcttttttttcttttatgtaTTCGGTATTTAAAACTCATTAACCCGACTAATTAAAATTCATACCGCGCATGATTATTTAAAAGAGAAGTATGCTCTATCAAAGGTTTTTTCATTTATACACCGAACTGAGACTTTAATTAGTTAAGGATAAAGTAATCTCATTTATTTGGATGCACTCCTTGGTGCATAGTATTGGAATAAAAATTTTATTCGCATTTGATGTTTATATTAAACTAATAAATGTAAgatatgtattttttatataataCATATATCATTTAACGATGACTAATAAGTTATATGCGTTCTCATTTTATTTTTACTGCCAagattaaattatttgaaatgatATAAACACGGGATAGATAATTTATCCTAGCATATCATATCACTTTTTTACTCACCTAGTTGGATACAGTTGCATTTGTCTCGTTATTAACCTATGCCACACTAATGCATGCACATGCTTCTAGAGACTAATTATGACCTAATTAAAGTAATTAATCACTACGACACAATATTATACTCCCTTCGTCTCAAATtatatttctaaaaatagttatcTCAAATTATTATTTTAGAGGTTTAAGactaaattaatttttttcccTATTCTATCCTTAATATTAATTGTTCTTGGAGACTACAAATATTTTAATTATGAATAAATATTAAACGAAGAGAGATATAAAACATAAATAAGAGTAAAAGTCAAAAACCtctcttatttaatatttttttaagggACGTGTAAAAGTAAAATACAACAGATAATTTGAGATGGAGGGAGTATATGAATAAGTTATTGTTCACAAATTAAAGAAGTATAATATATGTCTATTTTTTGGGGGGGAGAGGGGTCAATAAATGTCTTTTCATTTTActagaataatagaaattttcATGAGTATCTTAGTATATTTTCATTTTACTAGTGTACTTATATTGATTCTCCCTCTGTTTTGTAATTGTCTTTTGTAATTTTTAACCAAATATCATTAGAGAAAAGCTTTTTCCCagtttttgaaaaattaaaaagCACCTTTGGAGTGACAaacctttttcttttttacattgTTTGGTTAATTGTTTATAATTTTGCAAAATTGAAAATTACAAATTTTGGGAAACTTTTCACTTGTTTTTTAAACAAAACAAACAACAAATGAGTCCCGAACGAGACAATCAAGTTAAATCAAAATAGCTTCAAATATGAGCTAATAAAAAGTACTCCATTCATTTTCTGTTTATatgatattatattttattttttagaaaaaagaataatatatttttatatttataaataattaacttTACGCCTTTTATTTTACGCATAATAAAAATCTTCTTTAGTCACACAAATACTATTATATATTTAAGGCTATacgtttcaatttttttttaaacacaTAAATATTATATCATGTTTAAAATTATTACTATATTCTTTTTAAAATCCAAATTAGCCGAATAAAGTCATCaagccaaaaaaataaaaacaaaataagaAATGAAAAATAAAACAGAGTTAAGGGCGACTCGGGAATATATTGAAAGGTAAACGGTTACAGCGTCTTCGCCAAAAACAACAGACCGTTTTCAGCCCCAAAAATTGAAGGAGCTCTATTCAGTTTGGCGCATCTCTACTCTGTCATATTTACGGGTAACCCCATATTTCTCTTCTCCTTCTAATACTATACTCTTATTCTTCATATTCTTCTACTGTTTACTGTGCTTCTTATTCTAGAATTTACGGTACTTGGAAGCTAAATTCGGAACAATCTTTTGGGTTATTACTCTTTGGAGATCAACCAATCCTATTTTTCTAGTTCATATCTTGTAAATTAAATGGTGATATTGGTTCTATAATTGTTGTTGTGGTCAGAAGTTTAATGATGCTGGATCGAGTAGGAATAGGCGGATCCATGATTTGGAGTTTATGATTTCCTTCAGTGACCtcaaattaatatttaaaaataattgagctcacaattaaatatttaaatatatttagTGAATTTTTTAATACATATATAGGATCGGCAAATGCTGCTGGGTTCACGTGAACTAGGTAGATCCGCTTCTGGGTGCATGGGTGGTAATAGAAGTCATTTAATTTGTATGGCTTCAGTTCCCCGATTGCTTTCCTGTTTTAAAAGCAAAGTTTGTTAAGTTACTTCTTTGTCAGTTCGATCCATAATTGTAGCTTTTGAATAGTATAATATCAAAACTAATAAAAAGCCAGGGGAAATAGTTCAAGTAGTAAAGTGGACATTTTGGGACAATCCAAAACTATCTTGTATGGATAAGGAATAGTATTAGTTCTATATTTGTAACTAAGGAAGGTGGTCAAGTTTTTTTAATGACGAAGCGAGAAGGAAAGTAGGTCATTCTTTATTGTGGGCATAGTGAGCACTTCATTTGAATATGACTGAACTATTGTTTGAACTACTAGAAGAATAACGGTACATAAATTATCAAATCTGGTTTGAGCTTGAATTGATTCTTTAAGTCACAAATTGTATGTCAAGCACTAATTGATGGGCTGACGAAAGACAGATATGAAAGGTCATCAACTCTATCATATGAGCTACAGGAGAAATAGTTCCAAATAGATTTACTCCTTCTGCCTGTAGTGAAAGACAACCAGACTTTCTGAAAAACCTGCTTATTGTAGaataaagggcagcccggtgcactatgCTCCCGCTCTGCGCGGGGTCCgtggaagggccggaccacaagagtctattgtacgcaaccttaccctgcatttctgcaagagattGTTTCCatagctcgaacccgtgacctcctggtcacatggaaGCAACTTTACAAGTTATTGGTGGGAAATGGAAAGATCAAGCAGCCAGTGCAACCTAGATGATAGGTGTATAGAAGTCCATAGCATAATTTTGATAAGAAACTAGAGAACACAAGGTCCAAAGCATAGATTGTTTGCCGATAGTAAAGCAGAGAAAGGTACTAATAGCTCTGAGGCTATTATTATGCAAATACAGAAATTGTTTACTGATAGTCTTTAAGTTTCTTGCTGGATAGGAAGTTCATTGCATTTAAACCATGATAGTCACACTTCTCATTTCTTTTGGGGAGTTTCAGACTTCTCGCTTCTGATGTACCCTAGCTCAATCACAAGCTCCTTTGTGTCCCACTTATCCTTTCTCCTTCTTGAATTCTGAAGGTCTGACATCCATATAAACTGAATGTCCTTGAGGGTCATACTTTCGTCCAGCTTTTGCCTGCAGCATACAACATCCACCTGCACCAAGTATTATAAAAGATTCAGCGGCAAAGCACAACCTTTTCTACATTTCGTTTTGTATGTATAAAACAATCTGTTTCACTGTTCCATACATGTTTATTTTGTCCTTTTAATTCGAGTCATTAAAATGTTTTGCTCCCCCTCTCATTCATAGGTTCTATGTCTATGTGAAGGAAACATTAGTATATAATCCAAATAGAGGGTAGTTCCTAGTTCTTGATGTATCAATGGTAGTTAAGAAATGATTATTATCTAACTAACTAGTTCAAATAAATGCAAAATTTTGACAATGCATTAAGGCATAGATATTTGTCATTAATTTTCTAGTTACCGAGGAAACTGAAGAGACAGCTGGTTGGAGTGAGTGCTCAGATGTCTGGTTTTCAGATCTTAAATCGTATTTTAGCTCACTC
It includes:
- the LOC104111425 gene encoding protein ELF4-LIKE 3, with the translated sequence MEGDTFSGLGNGTQIDGKVVQTFQKSFVQVQNILDQNRLLINEINQNQESKIPDNLSRNVGLIRELNNNIRRVVDLYADLSTSFTKSVDNSSEGDSSGHKRSRPI